A part of Rhodamnia argentea isolate NSW1041297 chromosome 8, ASM2092103v1, whole genome shotgun sequence genomic DNA contains:
- the LOC115752882 gene encoding probable galacturonosyltransferase 13 isoform X3 gives MFRRVDHSGRLVRDFQKILNEVKSADIPDNLKLPDSFDQLVLETQNNQYDARTFALKLRAMMEKFEREIRESKFAELMNKHFAASSVPKGIYCLSLRLTDEYSSNAHARKQLPSPELLPSLTDNSYHHFVLSTDNILAASVVVASTIQSSLKPEKVVFHVITDKKTFAGMHSWFALNPVSPAIVEVKGIHQFDWLTRENVPVLEAVEGHSSIRNYYHGNHIAGANLSSTTPRIFASKLQARSPKYISLLNHLRIYLPELFPNLDKVVFLDDDVVIQRDLSPLWEIDLRGKVNGAVETCKGEDDWVMSKRFKNYFNFSHPLIAENLDPEECAWAYGMNIFDLRAWRQTGIREAYHAWLKENLKSNLTMWKLGTLPPALIAFRGHVHPIDPSWHLLGLGYQIKTDIESVKKAAVIHYNGQSKPWLHIGFEHLRPFWTKYVNYSNDFIRNCHILES, from the exons ATGTTTCGCAGGGTTGATCATTCGGGG AGATTGGTTAGAGACTTTCAGAAGATTCTAAACGAAGTAAAGAGTGCAGACATCCCAGATAATTTGAAGCTCCCAGATTCATTTGATCAACTTGTATTAGAGACCCAAAACAATCAGTATGACGCAAGGACCTTCGCACTCAAGTTGAGAGCAATG ATGGAGAAATTCGAAAGAGAGATAAGGGAATCCAAGTTTGCAGAACTGATGAACAAACACTTTGCAGCTAGTTCTGTTCCAAAAGGCATTTATTGTCTCTCTTTGCGTCTAACTGATGAATATTCTTCTAATGCTCATGCACGCAAACAATTGCCTTCTCCGGAGTTGCTTCCTTCACTTACTGACAACTCTTACCACCACTTTGTTTTATCAACTGATAATATTTTAGCTGCTTCAGTTGTTGTGGCTTCCACCATCCAGTCATCTCTGAAACCTGAAAAAGTAGTCTTCCACGTCATCACTGACAAAAAAACTTTTGCGGGGATGCACTCTTGGTTTGCACTTAATCCTGTATCCCCTGCTATCGTGGAAGTGAAAGGCATTCATCAGTTTGACTGGTTAACAAGAGAGAATGTTCCTGTGCTAGAAGCTGTGGAGGGCCACAGTAGCATCAGAAATTATTACCATGGAAATCACATTGCTGGCGCCAACCTCAGCAGCACAACTCCGAGGATATTTGCTTCAAAATTACAGGCTAGAAGTCCAAAGTATATCTCTTTGCTCAATCATCTCCGAATATATCTTCCTGAG CTCTTTCCTAACCTTGACAAGGTGGTGTTCTTGGATGATGATGTTGTAATTCAGCGTGACTTATCTCCACTTTGGGAGATTGACCTCAGGGGAAAAGTTAATGGAGCTGTAGAAACTTGTAAAGGTGAAGATGACTGGGTTATGTCCAAGCGGTTCAAGAATTACTTCAATTTCTCCCATCCCCTCATAGCAGAAAATTTAGATCCAGAGGAATGTGCATGGGCCTATGGGATGAACATCTTTGATCTTCGTGCATGGAGGCAAACTGGTATAAGAGAAGCTTACCATGCCTGGTTGAAAGAG AATCTGAAGTCAAACTTGACAATGTGGAAACTAGGAACATTGCCTCCTGCTTTGATTGCATTCAGAGGCCATGTTCACCCAATTGACCCTTCATGGCACTTGCTTGGCTTAGGTTATCAAATTAAGACAGACATTGAGAGCGTGAAAAAGGCTGCAGTGATCCACTATAATGGTCAGTCAAAACCTTGGCTGCACATTGGCTTTGAGCATCTACGCCCTTTTTGGACCAAATATGTCAACTACTCCAACGATTTTATAAGGAACTGTCACATCTTGGAATCGTAG